One window of Klebsiella quasivariicola genomic DNA carries:
- the fhuD gene encoding Fe(3+)-hydroxamate ABC transporter substrate-binding protein FhuD, whose translation MMNPTLITRRRLLTAMALSPLLWQMRGAQAADVDPQRVVALEWLPAELLLALGVTPYGVADIPNYRLWVNEPALPDSVIDVGLRTEPNLELLTQMKPSFIVWSAGYGPSPEKLARIAPGRGFTFSDGKRPLAMAQRSLLEMADLLGKQQQAKRHLAAFDALMESLRPRFAGRGDRSLLMISLLDPRHVLVFGENCLFQEVLDRFGIQNAWRGEAAFWGSVTVGIDRLAAFNEADVICFDHGNDREMAQLLATPLWQAMPFVRAGRFQRVPAVWFYGATLSAMHFARVLADAQGRAAI comes from the coding sequence ATGATGAACCCGACTTTGATAACCCGACGCCGCCTGTTGACCGCGATGGCGCTGTCGCCGCTGCTGTGGCAGATGCGCGGCGCGCAGGCGGCCGACGTCGATCCGCAGCGCGTCGTCGCGCTGGAGTGGCTGCCCGCGGAGCTGCTGCTGGCGCTCGGCGTGACGCCCTACGGCGTGGCCGATATTCCCAACTATCGCTTGTGGGTGAACGAACCCGCGCTGCCCGACTCGGTGATCGATGTTGGTCTGCGCACCGAACCCAACCTTGAACTGCTGACGCAGATGAAACCGTCGTTTATCGTCTGGTCGGCAGGCTATGGCCCATCGCCGGAAAAGCTGGCGCGTATTGCGCCCGGCCGCGGCTTCACCTTCAGCGACGGCAAACGGCCGCTGGCGATGGCCCAGCGTTCGCTGCTGGAGATGGCTGACCTGCTGGGTAAGCAACAGCAGGCGAAGCGCCACCTGGCGGCGTTCGACGCGCTAATGGAGAGCCTGCGCCCGCGTTTTGCCGGGCGCGGCGATCGCTCTCTGCTGATGATCTCCCTGCTCGATCCGCGCCACGTGCTGGTATTCGGTGAGAACTGCCTGTTCCAGGAGGTGCTTGACCGCTTTGGCATTCAAAACGCCTGGCGCGGCGAAGCGGCATTCTGGGGCAGCGTCACCGTCGGTATTGATCGGCTGGCGGCATTTAACGAGGCCGATGTGATCTGTTTCGATCATGGCAACGATCGGGAGATGGCCCAGCTGTTGGCGACCCCGCTGTGGCAGGCGATGCCGTTCGTGCGCGCGGGGCGTTTCCAGCGGGTTCCGGCGGTGTGGTTCTATGGCGCGACGCTGTCGGCGATGCATTTCGCCCGCGTGCTGGCCGATGCGCAGGGGAGGGCGGCGATATGA
- the fhuC gene encoding Fe3+-hydroxamate ABC transporter ATP-binding protein FhuC: protein MQEQTPHAETTFALDRVTFRVPGRTLLHPLSLTFPAGKVTGLIGHNGSGKSTLLKMLGRHQPPSAGEVLLDGQPLESWSSKAFARKVAYLPQQLPPAEGMTVRELVAIGRYPWHGALGRFGAADREKVEEAIALVGLKPLAHRLVDSLSGGERQRAWIAMLVAQDSRCLLLDEPTSALDIAHQVDVLALVHRLSQQRGLTVIAVLHDINMAARYCDHLVALRGGEMIAQGTPAELMRSDTLEQIYGIPMGILPHPAGAAPVSFVY from the coding sequence ATGCAGGAACAGACTCCGCACGCTGAAACCACCTTCGCACTGGATCGTGTCACTTTCCGTGTGCCTGGCCGCACATTGCTTCATCCGCTCTCGCTCACCTTCCCGGCTGGAAAAGTCACCGGCCTGATCGGCCATAATGGCTCCGGCAAATCCACATTACTGAAAATGCTCGGCCGCCATCAGCCGCCTTCCGCAGGCGAGGTGCTGCTGGATGGCCAGCCGCTGGAGAGCTGGAGCAGTAAAGCTTTTGCCCGTAAAGTAGCCTATCTGCCGCAGCAGCTGCCGCCGGCGGAAGGCATGACGGTGCGTGAGCTGGTGGCGATAGGCCGCTACCCGTGGCACGGCGCGCTGGGGCGCTTCGGCGCGGCAGACCGCGAAAAAGTGGAAGAGGCGATTGCGCTGGTGGGGCTGAAGCCGCTCGCCCATCGGCTGGTGGACAGTCTTTCCGGCGGTGAACGCCAGCGGGCGTGGATTGCCATGCTGGTAGCCCAGGACAGCCGCTGTCTGCTGCTCGATGAACCGACCTCGGCGCTGGATATCGCCCATCAGGTCGATGTCCTCGCGCTGGTGCATCGTCTCAGCCAGCAGCGTGGCCTGACGGTGATCGCGGTGCTGCATGACATTAATATGGCGGCGCGCTACTGCGACCATCTGGTGGCCCTGCGCGGCGGAGAAATGATCGCCCAGGGGACGCCAGCGGAACTGATGCGCAGCGACACCCTGGAGCAGATCTACGGCATCCCGATGGGGATCCTGCCGCACCCGGCCGGCGCGGCGCCGGTAAGCTTTGTCTATTAA
- the fhuA gene encoding ferrichrome porin FhuA yields the protein MARPKTAQPNHSLRKVAVVVATAVSGMSVYAQAAEQPKQEETITVVAAPTAQESAWGPAPTIAAKRSATATKTDTPIEKTPQSVSVVTRQEMEMRQPTTVKEALSYTPSVFSTRGSSTTYDVVTIRGFTTSSTVNTNQYLDGMKLQGNNYSEVSMDPYFLERVEVMRGPTSVLYGNSNPGGIVSMVSKRPTTEPLKEVQFKMGTDNLWQTGFDFSDAIDDAGVWSYRLTGLGRSQDAQQQMAKSTRYAVAPSFSWRPDDKTDFTFLSNFQNDPYAGYYGWLPREGTVVPYYDANGKAHKLPTDFNEGESDNKMARRQQMVGYSFSHQFDDTFTVRQNLRYADVHTLYRSVYGNGYVAPGYMNRAYVRSDEHLNTFTVDTQLQSDFATGAVSHTLLTGVDYSRMRNDVDADYGTADAISMTNPQYGNPNIQVTFPYAVLNRMEQTGLYAQDQMEWDKWVMTLGGRYDYATTSTLTRSSNSLAENHDQQFSWRGGINYLFDNGISPYFSYSESFEPVSGSNSTGKPFDPSRGKQYEAGVKYVPKDMPVVVTAAVYQLTKDKNLTADPNDPTGLFSVQTGEIRSRGFELEAKAAVNANINLTAAYSYTDAEYTHDTVFEGKRPAEVPRNMASLWGDYTFHETALSGLTVGAGARYIGSTVSYYKNDTSTGKKNDSFNVAGYALMDATVKYDLARFGLPGSSVGVNVNNLFDRDYVSSCYSEYACYWGAGRQVVATATFRF from the coding sequence ATGGCGCGTCCAAAAACTGCTCAGCCAAATCACTCGCTGCGTAAAGTCGCAGTTGTAGTAGCCACGGCGGTTAGCGGCATGTCTGTCTACGCACAGGCAGCAGAACAACCGAAGCAAGAAGAAACTATCACCGTCGTCGCGGCCCCGACCGCCCAGGAAAGCGCCTGGGGACCGGCGCCGACCATTGCGGCAAAACGCTCTGCCACGGCGACCAAAACCGATACCCCGATCGAAAAAACGCCGCAGTCTGTCTCGGTGGTAACGCGCCAGGAGATGGAGATGCGCCAGCCGACGACGGTAAAAGAGGCGCTCTCCTATACGCCAAGCGTCTTCTCCACCCGCGGCAGTTCAACTACCTATGATGTGGTCACCATCCGCGGCTTCACCACTTCGTCGACCGTCAATACCAACCAGTATCTGGATGGCATGAAGCTGCAGGGTAACAACTACTCTGAAGTCTCCATGGACCCGTATTTCCTGGAACGCGTGGAAGTGATGCGCGGGCCAACCTCGGTGCTGTACGGCAACAGCAACCCGGGCGGTATCGTCAGTATGGTCAGCAAGCGCCCGACTACCGAGCCGCTGAAAGAAGTGCAGTTCAAGATGGGCACCGACAATCTGTGGCAGACTGGGTTTGACTTCAGCGACGCCATTGACGATGCCGGCGTCTGGTCCTATCGCCTGACCGGCCTGGGACGCAGCCAGGATGCGCAGCAGCAAATGGCGAAATCGACCCGCTACGCGGTGGCGCCATCTTTTAGCTGGCGCCCCGATGATAAAACCGATTTCACCTTCCTGAGCAACTTCCAGAATGACCCGTACGCGGGCTACTACGGCTGGTTGCCGCGCGAAGGCACCGTGGTGCCGTATTACGATGCCAACGGTAAAGCGCACAAGCTGCCGACCGATTTCAACGAAGGCGAGTCCGATAACAAAATGGCGCGTCGCCAGCAGATGGTGGGCTATAGCTTCTCCCATCAGTTCGATGACACCTTTACCGTGCGTCAGAACCTGCGCTATGCCGATGTGCATACGCTGTATCGTTCGGTATACGGCAACGGCTATGTCGCGCCGGGCTACATGAATCGCGCCTACGTACGTTCTGATGAGCACCTGAACACCTTTACCGTTGATACGCAACTGCAGTCTGATTTCGCCACCGGCGCGGTCAGCCATACGCTGCTGACCGGGGTGGACTACTCGCGGATGCGTAACGACGTTGACGCAGACTACGGTACGGCCGATGCCATTAGCATGACCAATCCGCAGTACGGCAACCCGAATATTCAGGTCACTTTCCCGTACGCGGTCCTTAACCGTATGGAGCAGACGGGCCTGTACGCGCAGGATCAGATGGAGTGGGATAAGTGGGTCATGACCCTGGGCGGCCGTTACGATTACGCCACCACCTCAACATTAACTCGCTCCAGTAACAGCCTGGCGGAGAATCACGACCAGCAGTTCAGCTGGCGCGGCGGGATCAACTATCTCTTTGATAACGGCATCTCCCCGTACTTTAGCTACAGCGAATCGTTTGAACCGGTATCGGGTTCCAATAGCACCGGCAAACCGTTCGATCCGTCGCGCGGTAAGCAGTATGAAGCCGGCGTGAAATACGTGCCGAAAGATATGCCGGTGGTGGTGACCGCGGCGGTCTATCAGTTGACCAAAGATAAGAACCTGACGGCAGATCCTAACGATCCTACCGGACTGTTCAGCGTACAAACCGGCGAAATCCGCTCCCGCGGCTTTGAGCTGGAGGCGAAAGCGGCGGTTAATGCCAATATCAACCTGACCGCGGCTTACAGCTATACCGATGCCGAATACACTCACGACACCGTCTTCGAAGGCAAGCGTCCGGCGGAAGTGCCGCGTAACATGGCCTCCCTGTGGGGGGATTATACCTTCCACGAAACCGCGCTCAGCGGTCTGACGGTAGGTGCCGGGGCGCGTTATATCGGTTCAACGGTCAGTTACTACAAAAATGACACCAGCACCGGTAAGAAAAACGATTCCTTCAATGTGGCCGGTTATGCGCTGATGGATGCGACAGTGAAATACGATCTGGCGCGCTTCGGCCTGCCGGGGTCTTCGGTCGGCGTCAACGTCAACAACCTGTTTGACCGCGACTATGTCTCCAGCTGCTATAGCGAATACGCCTGCTACTGGGGCGCCGGACGCCAGGTCGTCGCTACCGCAACCTTCCGTTTCTAA